The proteins below are encoded in one region of Spirochaeta isovalerica:
- a CDS encoding ComEC/Rec2 family competence protein produces MSLEIRIRPETDLPIFSLALTFSFYIPLYSPFLFLFSPLLFSMKRSSLPLIAGIFSGLLLCGIVEMNQMKSTTGLEINQVDYITVEVKEDSFLSSKGRMIVKGNLIKAEGMLRTECSASGSVLILGSDEWKPLYQGEIVRFRCAVDYLDDARDLAYIAFAEGDPEIGGWSSPLWESRYRLISLFDRGTVSMSGPVRALFLALYRGNSDYLSGELKDNFRRSGVPHLLALSGFHVAIVVLVLTGLVKPLIGAKNASALALPPLFLYLLFAGGSPSLIRAFLMFTLAVIFKFGGKRTGVFELLLLTACLQLFLHPVEGWSLSFQLSYLALAGLILFGKRIQQNLETRLPSFLSMPLSASLGAHLSTALLLVFQFGEIYPVGLVASLIVTPLVLLFMWVSLVFYGMGAAGFPAVLLSLSDRLSLILYRGIESGVSFFAGFPPIDFSRGLNGAVYLSIYAIVVIWLYRSIWRPYGRREKSQFKLRFPDRN; encoded by the coding sequence ATGTCTCTTGAAATCAGAATCAGACCGGAAACAGATCTTCCTATCTTTTCTCTCGCTCTCACGTTTTCCTTTTATATCCCACTCTATTCTCCCTTCCTTTTTCTGTTTTCACCTCTTCTATTCTCCATGAAGAGATCCAGCCTTCCCCTTATCGCAGGGATTTTCAGCGGATTGCTTCTCTGCGGAATCGTAGAAATGAATCAGATGAAATCAACGACGGGACTCGAGATCAATCAGGTGGACTATATAACTGTCGAGGTGAAAGAAGACTCTTTTCTTTCATCAAAAGGACGTATGATCGTAAAAGGCAACCTCATAAAGGCTGAAGGAATGCTTCGGACGGAGTGTTCCGCTTCGGGATCTGTTCTCATTCTCGGCAGTGATGAATGGAAGCCATTATATCAGGGAGAAATTGTTCGTTTCAGATGCGCGGTCGATTATCTGGATGACGCCCGCGATCTCGCTTATATTGCCTTTGCTGAAGGAGATCCTGAAATCGGAGGCTGGTCTTCACCCCTTTGGGAAAGTCGGTACAGATTGATTTCTCTTTTTGACCGCGGGACGGTTTCCATGTCAGGACCGGTCAGAGCTCTCTTTCTTGCACTTTACCGGGGAAACAGCGATTATCTATCGGGGGAGCTTAAAGACAATTTCAGAAGGAGCGGCGTCCCGCATCTTCTTGCTTTATCGGGATTTCACGTGGCTATTGTCGTGCTTGTTCTTACCGGACTGGTCAAACCATTGATCGGTGCGAAAAACGCATCGGCCCTTGCTCTCCCGCCCCTGTTTCTCTATCTCCTTTTTGCAGGAGGGAGTCCTTCTCTCATCCGTGCCTTTTTAATGTTTACCCTGGCTGTCATTTTCAAGTTTGGAGGGAAGAGGACCGGGGTATTTGAACTTCTGCTTCTCACAGCCTGTCTGCAGCTTTTTCTCCACCCTGTGGAAGGTTGGAGCCTTTCTTTCCAGCTCTCCTATCTGGCTCTTGCCGGTCTCATCCTTTTCGGGAAACGAATTCAGCAGAACCTGGAGACTCGATTGCCCTCATTTCTGTCCATGCCGCTCAGCGCATCACTGGGAGCCCATCTTTCCACAGCACTGCTTCTGGTCTTTCAGTTCGGGGAAATCTATCCCGTCGGTCTAGTCGCATCTCTGATTGTGACGCCGCTGGTTCTATTGTTTATGTGGGTTTCTCTGGTTTTCTACGGAATGGGGGCCGCAGGATTTCCAGCGGTTCTGTTATCCTTGTCCGATCGTCTTTCTCTCATCCTTTACAGGGGCATTGAAAGTGGAGTATCTTTCTTTGCCGGCTTTCCTCCGATAGATTTTTCCCGCGGACTGAACGGCGCTGTCTATTTATCAATATATGCCATTGTTGTAATATGGCTTTACAGATCAATATGGAGACCCTATGGAAGAAGAGAGAAATCTCAATTTAAACTACGATTCCCCGACAGAAATTAA
- the rsmA gene encoding 16S rRNA (adenine(1518)-N(6)/adenine(1519)-N(6))-dimethyltransferase RsmA encodes MEEERNLNLNYDSPTEIKALLELMGLGPRKKWSQNFLINRNARQRLVDTLEIHEGDRIWEIGPGLGAITKHILEKKADLTVFEIDPGYIEYLSMAFADEKVKVVKGDVIKTWKDEYEISGSPEGVIGNFPYNAASAIIASFIENRTFPRQLAAIVQSEMADRVTARPGTKNYSSFSIICQYACDVKDAGAIGSGSFYPKPNVSSKIIKMTPRKDAVELLDPELFFILVRDCFSSRRKTLQNNLKNAAARRLQKYGTELLFHGFESQGIALSARAETVTVDQYAAIANEISRQFKAQ; translated from the coding sequence ATGGAAGAAGAGAGAAATCTCAATTTAAACTACGATTCCCCGACAGAAATTAAAGCTCTTCTGGAGTTGATGGGGCTGGGACCCCGGAAAAAATGGAGTCAGAACTTTCTGATAAACAGAAATGCGAGGCAGAGGCTGGTGGATACTCTGGAGATTCATGAAGGGGACAGAATCTGGGAAATCGGTCCGGGGCTTGGCGCCATAACGAAACACATTCTCGAAAAAAAAGCTGATCTTACCGTTTTTGAAATCGATCCGGGCTACATAGAGTATCTATCCATGGCTTTCGCCGATGAAAAAGTTAAGGTCGTAAAAGGCGATGTTATTAAAACCTGGAAGGACGAATATGAGATTTCCGGAAGCCCCGAGGGAGTCATCGGCAACTTCCCCTATAATGCCGCATCGGCCATCATCGCTTCCTTTATCGAAAACAGGACATTCCCCCGCCAGCTGGCAGCCATTGTTCAGAGCGAAATGGCTGACAGGGTTACGGCCAGACCGGGTACAAAGAATTATTCCTCTTTTTCCATTATCTGCCAGTACGCCTGCGATGTAAAAGATGCCGGCGCCATAGGTTCCGGGTCTTTTTATCCCAAGCCGAATGTTTCATCGAAGATTATCAAGATGACTCCCCGCAAAGATGCAGTGGAGCTGCTTGATCCTGAACTGTTTTTCATCCTCGTGAGAGACTGCTTTTCTTCCAGACGGAAAACCCTTCAGAACAACTTGAAAAATGCTGCGGCGAGGCGACTTCAGAAATACGGAACGGAATTGCTTTTCCATGGATTCGAATCTCAGGGTATCGCACTTTCCGCCAGAGCGGAAACCGTAACGGTTGATCAATACGCAGCTATTGCCAATGAAATAAGCCGTCAATTCAAGGCGCAATAG
- a CDS encoding methyltransferase domain-containing protein, whose amino-acid sequence MTECLLCRGECRSLTDRRGLKYHICGNCGFTFLDKADRLTDEEEKARYDHHNNDPGNAGYIKWLTNFMEEAVLPFADEKARILDFGSGPVPVLAGLMERRGFAVIIYDKYYAPVVPEGSFDFITSTEVFEHLAEPMQTLLLLKKRLSPGAAISVKTLFRPESDEDFMNWWYREDRTHISFFTSRSFLIMAETAGLSIEFCDHRSIVILRN is encoded by the coding sequence GTGACGGAGTGTCTCCTTTGCCGCGGAGAATGCCGCAGCCTCACCGACAGGAGAGGGCTGAAATATCACATATGCGGAAATTGCGGTTTTACCTTTCTCGATAAAGCCGACCGCCTTACCGATGAAGAAGAAAAAGCGCGCTACGATCATCACAATAATGATCCCGGTAATGCCGGTTATATCAAATGGCTGACAAATTTCATGGAAGAGGCCGTTTTGCCTTTTGCTGATGAAAAAGCGCGGATTCTGGATTTCGGTTCAGGTCCGGTTCCCGTCCTGGCCGGCCTTATGGAGCGGAGGGGTTTCGCAGTCATCATTTATGATAAATACTATGCTCCTGTAGTCCCCGAAGGGTCTTTTGACTTTATTACATCAACCGAAGTCTTTGAACATCTAGCCGAACCTATGCAAACCCTGCTTCTGCTGAAAAAAAGGTTATCTCCAGGTGCTGCAATTTCTGTAAAAACTCTATTCCGACCTGAATCGGATGAAGATTTTATGAACTGGTGGTACAGGGAAGACCGGACGCATATCAGCTTCTTTACATCCCGCTCCTTCCTGATAATGGCTGAAACGGCCGGATTATCCATTGAGTTCTGTGATCACCGTTCAATTGTAATTTTAAGAAATTAA